The genomic region gtCTCATATTGCACCATTGATTGCTCATTGGTTTAAGTAACTGTAACACTTTTAATAAAACCTTAAAATTCTGTGGGATAATCACAATGGAAAGAAAGGTTTTGACATAACATTTGGAGTCCTGAATGtccgacgacagaggatgagatggttggatgggatcaccgacacaacgagtttgagtaaactctgggagttggtgatggacagggagggctggcgtgctgcagtccatggggtcacaaagagtccgacatgactgacagactgaacCAAACTGTACTTGGAGTCCTGCTGTTGAGGCGGAAGTGATTCAGAGGCCTGGGAACTGAAACCTGGTCTGGTGGCCAGGTTGGGGTTGGGTGGGGGTTGATGTGGGGtgctggtggggtggggctggatgTGGGGTGCTGGCTGGACCCAGGAATATTCCTGCAATTAGAATTTAAGCAGTTTAAGTAAACAAGAACTGGCTTTATGTAGGGATGACAAGCTAGAATGTGAAACACACAACTCTTAGAAAGGGCTACTTCACACTAACACTTCTAAGGAGAAAAATGTCTCGACATTCCACTTCTTCAAGGATCAAGCTTATTAGTCACTGCAGTGACCCAGCGAAAGTGCACCCTGAGGGCAAAGCAGGATTGAGAAAAGCAGGCACCATACTGTGCTTTGGACATTCTGGCCTTGGTATTTCAGGAAGGGTCTCTTGGGTCCATCCACCTCTTCAACAAGTCCAGAGAAGTTTGGGGGAGTCTCTCCTGGTTTTCAGGTTATTGATTGATGACCCCAATTTTGTTTGGCAGTGTTTTAACATACATAGCGCCCAGTTAAAAGACACTGagtagaacttccctggtggtccagtggtaaataatccacctgtcaatgcataggacccaggtttgatccctggtctgggaggataccacatgcctcggagcaactaagcctgtgcaacacaagtactgagcctgtgctctacagcctgtgctctgcaacaacaaaCAGTAGCcatagcaatgagaagcctgcacacaagAAACTAGAAAGTCGCTTCtccttgctacaactagagaaagcccacatgcagcaaaaagaggctcagcacagccaaaaaaaaaaaaaaaaaaaaaagactgagtccTCTGGACTGACCAAAAGAAGCATCAAAATGCCAGTCTACAACCATATCCCACCCAAGTTTCTGTGGAGAATTCATAGCCCGATTgctgcaaaaagagaaagaagccagcacaatgaacttagcatagccaaaaataaattttaaagattattaaagagaaaaaactttTAATGTGGAATgaacttttctttataaaagtttCTGTTCTACGCTTATGATGACAAAGCTTAAAATACTTATATGAGAAAAACTTGTTCACatcataatatataatacttaAGTCAGTACTTCAATGTAATGGAATGTCAAATTACTATATGATCACTTGACGGTAATTAGGCAATTTACTCCTTGTTGAAAATTGTAAtgtattttctcttatattttgttGTCTGTTTCTGAAAGATATGTCAGTTGTGGACAACAAAGCACattgtaaaatataaagtcttAAGAAGacattagaatttattttcaccAAAATTATCAACTTggcaatatttataaatatgtcttTGTGTATTATGTGACTGAACAAATGTTGTAAAGGAACTGTCTTTCTTTACATTTACAGGGCACCTACTATGTTCCCTGTCATTGTCTACGTGCATTTTAATGTTACAAAAGTCTCAAAATAACCCACTGACTTATGTATTTGTTAGTGTGAGGcaggaaagaaatgtaaattaaacattaaatCTGGGTCATAACATGTGGATAGAAAAAGTAACGCTAAGGaaaaactattgaaaaaaaaaaacaaaagaaataggaTGGCAGGATTTAAGAGattagcactgaaacatatacattaccatatgtaaaagagccAGTGCGAGTTTGATGAATGAGCGAGTGCTCTGGGACAATCTGGAGGAATACGGTGGTgagagaggtgggttcaggagggaggggacatatgtacgcCTATGGCCTATTCATGGtgatgtacagcaaaaaccatcacaatattgaaacaaaacaaaacaattaagtGATGGTGAGTTAGGCCTGAACACAGAATCAAAGCATTCACACACCTAACACATTTGTGTAGTTTTCCTCCAATTTGAATTTTCTGGGGGGTCAAAAAGTGGATATATTTTACCACATTCTCTACATGTCTAACTTTCACTGCCGTATGGATTCTCAGATGATCTGCAACGTCATTCCTTGTGACCAAAGGGTTTGCCACATAATAACATTTATGTGGTTTCTTTCCTGTATGAACTGCCTAATGTGCAGTTAATGCTGAACATGCACTAGAAACTGCCACATTCATTTCACTTGTATGTTTTCTATACAGTTAATATACAGTTTCTATACATTAATTCTCTGAATTATAAGGCCTGAGCACTGCCTAAAGGCTTTGTCACACTCACAACATTTGCACTAAAATGTTTCTCACAACTGTCACATTTCTAATGTTTCTCTCTAGTATGAATTCTCCGATGGTTTATAAGTTCATCATTTCAAATAAACCATATACATCATATTTATATGATTTCTCTCCTGTCTGAACTGCCTGATGATGAGTTATGGATGACTGTGCCTAAATGGCTTgtcaaaatttttatatttctgaggttctctccagtatgaattctctgatgaactgCAAGGTTTGCATTCACACTGAAAGCCCTGCCACATATACCTCAttcatatggtttctctccagtatgaactctctgatgaATACCAAGTTTTCCAGTATGACTAAACgccttgccacatacatcacatttatatggtttctcttcAGTATGAACTCTCCGATGAACAGCAAGGTTTGAACTTACTCTGAAAGCCTTgccacatatatcacatttatatggtttctctccagtatgaagtcTCTGATGAACAGTAAGGTTGGCAGTATGACTAAATGCCTTGTCACATACATTGCATTTGtatggcttctctccagtatgaattctctgatgaagtTCAAGTCTTGCAGTTTGATTGAAGgccttgccacatacatcacatttatatggtttctctccagtatgaattatCTGATGAACTGCAAGTTCTGTAGTTTgactaaaggccttgccacacacatcacatttatatgattTCTGTCCAGTATGAACACTCCGATGAACAGCAAGGTTTGAACTTATTCTGAAAGCCtttgccacatacatcacatttatatggtttctctccagtatgaactctctgatgaACAGCAAGTCTTGAACTTACACTGAAAGCCTTGGCACATATACCACAATTACATGGTTTCTCTCTagtatgaactctctgatgaACAGCAAGTTTTCCAGTATGACTAAACACCttgccacacacatcacatttatatggtttctctccagtatgaattctccaaTGAACTGCAAGGTTTGAAGTTTGACTAAAGGCTCTGCCACATATATGATATTTATGTGGTTTGTCTTCTGTATGGAATCTCTGATGAACTGCAAGCTTTGCAGCTTCATTAAAGGCCATGcaacatatatcacatttatatggtttctcccCAGTATGAAGTCTGCGATGAACAGTAAGGTTTGCAGTATGACTAAACGCCTTGTCACATACATTGCATTTGTATGGCTTCtttccagtatgaattctctgatgaactgCAAGGTTTGAAGTTTgactaaaggccttgccacatacatcacatttatatggtttctctctcaTATGATATCGCCAATGAATTACAAATTTTGCAGCTTGattaaaggccttgccacatacatcacatttatgtggtttctctccagtataaATTCTCCAATGCATTGCAAATTTTGTGGTTTGATTAAAGGCCTTGTCACATACATCGCATTTATATGGTTTTCCTCCTGTATGGATTCTTTGATGTCTAGTGAGTTCTGAGTCCTGAAGAAAGGTTATGTCATActcattacatttgtaaggtCTTTTCTTTTGTGGTTCATGGTCTGGTAACAGTTCTGAAGGATGCATAACAGCATTCTCATGTTTATGAGAAAAGACTTTGCAGACATTACGAGTTCTCTGAGACAATAAACCTGAGGTGCTGACGTTTGTCACAACTTGACTACATTCAAAAATTATCCCTTCAGATTGTACCATCTGCAATTCGTCCTGAAAGGTTGATCCATGCCTTTCAAAAGGTCTATTTCCTGCATCACTTCTACTATGATGATCTCTTCCATCAATGAGGTTTTATTATGGGATGTAGACAATCCTTTGTCATTTCTTTCATCATCTGTCCACAAACAATCAAAGTCATGTATATTTTCCTGGATCTTCCTGAGGCGAAAATCTTTGATTTCAAGGCTTTCCGCTCTTCCAAACATCACTCTTTGAAAAATTTCCCCTTTACCACTGTTTGCTTTTGCTTGTAATTTCTTGGTCATATGTATATGAGACATATCTACAAGACATAAAGAACCACAGGTATTATATTAGTTacaattcataaataaattatttcttatcAAACACATGATATTATACCAAAAGTCATATCCATCCTTAACAGAATTACAAATCTTCGCAATGATGATCTTAAAACTATATAACACTAAAGGAATAGAACTCTTTAAAAAAGAGTGACCATAGGTAATTCAAATTAAATTTAGGGTAGTGTAGTTTCAAACACAAtcagaaaacattcattttatgcaaactcatgtcagttTGCAAAGAAAACGTATTTTCCCACCATGACCTCAAAGCTCATCCTACTTTATAGTAAACACACTGCTGTCTCATAATTGAGGAGAAACTAATGGTATATTGTACACACTTTatgcatatttatacatatttaaatggtAAAGAACATACAGGACTATAGAggcaactcagtggtaaagaaactgcctgccaatgcagaagacacggcaCAGTGGGAtataatccctgggtgggaaaatcccctggaccaggaaatcacaacccagtgcactatttttgcctgaaaaaaattccatggataggaaagcttgctgggctacagttcatgagatcacaaagagtcagacaggactgagcaactgagcaaacaAGCATCAAACAGGCAATACATTGGAATTGTAAACAATGCAAAAGAAGCATTCTAAcgaataatgtaaaaaaaaaaaatggcagttaATAACTGGTCAACAAATACTGcattgagaaaataaagaattctgtaaactatatatatatatatatgctggaCCATGTGGCTTAtgagatcttggttccctgaccatggattaaATCCAGGCTCGCTGCAGTGAAACTCCTGAATCCtatccactggactgtcagggaattccctaaaataattaaaaaaataaaaaagtaaacactTTTCTAAATACCTTTTAGAAATCTATCAGTAGATGGACATATAGGCATTTTATGACATTAATAAGTGGTTCATGTCAGTTCTATTGTGTAATACAAAAAgaccatcatttttaaaaaacaaaaaataagtgaaacattCTTTGCTTACACAATAATCATTCAATACATCAACTCCCTATCTACACAGTAACCTAAACTCTCCCAGTTCATTGGCTCCAAGATATGTGTAAAGGAACAAGCTTtgcggcttcccttgtggctcagaggtaaagaatccacctgttagtGCAGGtagggcacacaggtttgatccctgatccgggaaatTCCCCCATGCCtgagaacaactaagcctgtaggCCACATGTGATaattctgtgctctagagctggggagtcacaactactgagcaaaCACACAGAGACCACGCACagcaacaagagaatccactagaatgagaagtccatgcactgtaactagagagtagcccttgctcgctgcaagtagagaaaagcccctgaagcaacaaagacccagtgcagccaaaaacaaataaattttaaataaatttttaacataCTGTTTTGAAGATAAAGGAATGTGATTGGAAAACTTAGTTAACTAGAGTCAGAGACAACTCTCTTGggaacaaaatgtaaaataacaacATACAAGATGTAATGTAGACAAAGAGACATGTCACAATAAGCATGACAGGAAGTAAATATATCTTTTAAGCAAAAGTAACCTTTGAGGCAAACTGcctgtggtccagtagttaggaccatgtgcttccactgtagggggcacagaTTCCATCCATGAATGGGGAACTAAGAGCCAGACTGCCAtgtggcacagcaaaaaaaaataataatagtaataacctaattttttatataaaacacaCAAGAGTCTATGCCACCTAACAGCACTAACTACCACAGGAGGGGGACAAGGGGAAGTAAATccctttgaaatagctcatcacATGCTACCCAAAGTCAAGCAACAAAATTGACAGGAGTCAAATGACAGATTGTTGCAGAACATATAAAGACCTTGCCTTCTGGGACCTGTTTTCTTGGAGTCCACTTTCCATGAAacctctctcttaaaaaaaaaaaaaaaaaaaaaaaaaatcactttgttcATTTAGAAACAGCCATCTGTAGGTCAGAAGTACTTTCCATTTcccttaataaaatgtaattttgagGTAGGAGTTGGAAGGGCTGCAGGTTGGACATCTACAATCAGCTACCCTCCTCTTGCATGCCCTGAGATAAGAGATAGGTGGGCTCCGCTTGAGGAATTTACAGCCAACAAAAACAGGGTAAACAGGCAGTTTGTCTCTTAATTCAAGGGAACAgtcatggcaaggacaaagaaaggaaaaaaccctgtCTGATAAAGGAGACAGTACACAAGTGCAGAAAGGTGCCTTGGAGTTAAAAGTGAGAGGATCAGTCCAGGCCATAATGAGTTTtgctcctctgagaagcctttaCTTCAAGATCCAGGGTGTGCCTGTGGACCCAAGGGGAGGGTCCTGAGACAAATTAACCAGGGGGGACAAAGCAAGGTGATTGGCCCACATTTCTCATACCTTTCTTACTAAAAACACACATCTtactttccttaagcaaccaTGAGCTGTCTGTTATATTAGCATTTTGTAGACTGGTgaacataaataccagtgataatgtctaagaatatttgctttcttatagAGAACATCTCAGGGTGGCACCAAACGTATTCATTAATAGtccaaaatctctttagtttGTCTGTAAGAGGAAATGAGTTTTCAGTAACCTGTGTttcagaatcttattttatttggaaatgacctagatATTCAACGAACTTTCATcacttagtttatttatttatttattttgtttgttttgtttgtcctGTATAAAAAAGGATCCCAATATAAAGGTATTTAGAAGGGGAGAACAAGGGACATATTCCTTGGTGTAAGGACACAGGATAAGGATAAGCCTCAAAAAGAAGGGCAGGAGGGGAATATCGTTAAGGCAGTAAAATATTGTCTGTAAAAAGTTAGAGGAGGAGTCTCCACAGCTTCAGAGGTGAAGGCAGAGGTTGCCTTCTCAGTGGTGGGGCTCTCCACTCAAGTGTTCAAAAGAAGGGAAATTTGGTGTCTTTCGCCTTGGTTCTGTTCCAGCCATTCTGTTGCTCACTCTGCGTCACCTTCTGCCTTGTGTAGATAAGAGTGCTGCAGGGCTTGGAAGGCAGAGATTCGCTTGTGTGGGTTAAAAGCCAGCATCTCCAGCAGCAGCTGTGCTCCAGATTCCTCCAGCTCAGAGACAACCGACTGTACTGGGCGGGGCCCTCTGGAGGAAAAGGCTCCTTGGGGTAGAGAGACCTCTCGGGTCCAGTCATCCTCTGGGGGCAGTCCAATCAGGTCAAAGATTTTGCCTAACTGGTCAGCTTCAGATTTTCCACAGAAGAGAGGCTTTCGACAAAACATCTCTGCAAAGCTACAGCCAACGCTCCACATGTCCACGGGTGCTGCATATGTAGACTGCAAAAGAACTTCTGGAGCACGATACCAGACTGTAACAACCATAGGTGTAAGTGCCATCTGGTAGCTGTAGATTCTGGCCAGGCCAAAGGCAGCCAGCTTGACTGTCCCACCATTTGTCACCAGAATGTTCTCTGGCTTCAGGTCTCGGTGAACGATGCAGTTGGCATGAAGGAAATCCAGGCCTCTTAGAAACTGGTGCATCAGATCCTTTGTGATTTCCACTGGCAAGCCTGGTGGGGGTCCCTTGTCCAGATGTATCCTTAGGTCTTGGTCCACATGCTCAAACACCAGGGTCACTTTGGTCTCCCGGTCAGTTCAGGCCATTGCACAGACGTCCATGAGCCTGACAACATTGGGATGCTCAAAAGCCCCCAGACGCTCCAGTAAGGCCACCTCCCGAACGGTGCTGATGGGCAGGCCCCCGCCAGCACCTCCTCTACTGGGGACTCTTACACTCTTGAGGGCCACGAAGTGGCCACTGTGGGGATCACGGGCCTTGTACACTGTCCCATAGGCACCGACACCAATCTCAGCCACTGGCTCATATCAGGAGGTAGCCATTCTCAGACCAGAGGAGACCCTCGCCCCATGTCAGGAGCTGCGGGGTCGGCCCGTTATCCAGATCCCTGAGCTGGTTCCTGCAGTGCCATACACTCGAGGTCTGTCCTAGGCAGCTGGAAGCTATGGGCCCAAACATAGACACAGGCCGCAGGCTAGAGCGGCCCCCTTTACCACCCCCGCCCCTCACCATGTGACCAGCTGCCCCAtcacttagtttagcacaaccCTAGAAGCTCAGGTTATTCAAATCTGCAGAGATTattttagacagacatttctAAAGTATAATCATTCCTAACAGAGTTTATCTAAAATCTCCAATCTCATTTGCATTCTTTCCTTAAAAGTTTCTTCACTCGAGTTACTTTAAGTGTTGACAAACTTACTTAAcattaaacctaggtacaataAAAGTATTAGACAATGTTGAAGACACAAGACATGTcttaattagattagcaaacaaacattaataatagatatttaatattgaatatttcccacTTCATctgaacctgaaattcatttaggttaatttctcttgtaattgtttgatttgtaagtgcttacttttttttttttaacaaacaattGAATTAGAGCtaatttacaaattaacctcagcaatattatccaaaaacaaagacacacactgagacaaaCATAAATGCAGATCGACAGACATAAGAGCTTTCATACTTTCTTGCTTGAGATTTAaaatctctttcactttttcttcccaccccctgccctgtggtttaaaattctaatttgccCAAGACTGAAATCTCTGGAAAATTGGGTTATGTATTTCCAGGATATGGCAAAGGTTGCACGCTATGCAGGGTtgattcagtcctgtccaaccccctgcaaccccatggactctagcccaccaggctcctctgtccatgatgggactctccaggcaagagtattggagtgggttgccattcactcctccaggggatcttccctacccaggggtcaaatccacgtctcctatgtctccccCAGGGGCtctcaggttctttaccactagagtcatctgggaagccctggcaaAGGTTAACTTTCAGCTTTTTTTTCGGCAGGTCTTTTTAACAAGCTTGCTGTTTTTAATTCCATATGTAAAAATAACCGGTTTTgcactttcaaagaaaaaaaaaaatcatcttaacCAGTTTTCTCCAGAGTCTAAACAATATCATGGCCATCCTGTGTCAAACAAGCTATCTTTCCTTTCTATAGTCATAGCTTTACAGCTAAAATATAGATCAAATAGTGCTCAAATTGACTGTGATAACAGGGACAGAAGGACTGACAAAAATCTTGGAACTTCCCTCCAGGGAGATGGGGGTCTTTAATCAGAAGAATCTAAAGGGGTAAACAAACTTGCTAGAGTAGGGGAACCTGGGCTCCCACTCCCCACTCAGAGACTGGGGCAGTTAGAAGGGGACCAGCTgatggagagggagacagaggggtTGGGAGGGGTGTAAGGCCACAACAGGACaaagaatggagagagaaagggCAGTGGGGGACACTATTGGAGCTGTGGGCCAGCTAAAGAGAGTCgatttaaaaagtgaagatttCATCAGCCAAAATATAATGTGACATTGTAATATGGATAATCCTCTTCACAaatgtgtagttttttttttttttttcagttgtaacTTCTCATTCGACGGTTTTAAGTTACCTTTATCTACCTCATGGTAGGCAGAGAGGAGGATCCAGGAGCCAACTTGGATGCTGCTAAGCCTGGGGTTGGttgccaagttcagttcagttcagtcgctcagtcgtgtctgactctttgcgagcccatgaatcgcagcacaccaggcctccctgtccatcaccaactcccagagttcactcagactcacgcccatcgaatcagtgatgccatccagccatctcatcctctggcgtcccattctcctcctgcccccaatccctcccagcatcagagtcttttccaatgagtcaactcttcgcatcaggtggccaaagtactggagtttcagcttcagcatcattccctcccaagaaatcccaggaccgatctccttcagaatggactggttggatctccttgcagtccaagggactctcaagagtcttctccaacaccacagtttaaaagcatcaaatcttcagcactcagccttcttcacagtccaactctcacattatacatgaccactggaaaaaccatagccttgactagacgaatctttgttggcgaagtaatgtctctgcttttgaatatgctatctaggttggtcataactttccttccaaggagtaagcgtctttgaatctcatggctgcagtcaccatctgcagtgattttggagcccaaaaaaataaagtctgactgtttccactgtttccccatctatttcccatgaagtggtgggaccggatgccatgatcttcattttctgaatgttgagctttagtccaactttttcactctccactttcactttcatcaagaggcttttgagttcctcttcactttctgccataagggtggtgtcatctgcatatctgaggttattgacatttctcctggcaatcttgattccagcttgtgcttcttccaatccagcgtttctcatgatgtactctgcatataagttaagtaagcagggtgacaatatacagccttgacggactccttttcctatttggaaccaatctgttgtttcatgtccagttctacctgttccttcctgacctgcataaagatttctcaagaggcagatcaggtggtctggtattcccaactctttcagaattttccacagtttagtgtgatccacacagtcaaaggctttggcatagtcaataaagcagaaatagatgtctttctggagctctcttgctttttccatgatccagcggatgttggcaatttgatctctggttcctctgccttttctaaaaccagcttgaacatcaggaagttcacggttcacgtattgctgaagcctggcttggagaattttgagcattactttactagcatgtgagatgactgcaattgtgtggtagtttgagcattctttggcattgcctttctttgggattggaatgaaaactgaccttttccagtcctgtggccactgctgagttttccaaagttgctggcatattgagtgcagcattttcacagcatcatctttcaggatttgaaagagctcaactggaattctatcacctccactagctttgttcgtagtgatgctttctaaggcccacttgacttcacattccaggatgtctggctctagatcagtgatcacaccatcgtgattatctgggtcgtgaagatcctttttgtatggttcttctgtgtattcttgcgacctcttcttaaaatcttctgcttctgttaggtccataccatttctgtcctttatcgagcccgtctttgcatgaaatgttcccttggtatctctaattttcttgaagagatctctagtctttcccactctgttgttttcctctatttctttgcattgatcgctgaggaaggctttcttatctctccttgctattctttggaactctgcattcagatgcttatatctttccttttctcctttgcttttcgcttctcttgttttcacagctatttgtaaggcctccccagacagccattttgcttttatgcatttcttttccatggggatggtcttgatccctgtctcctgtacaatgtcatgaacctcattccatagttcatcaggcactctatctatcagatctaggtccttaaatctatttctcacttccactgtataatcataagggatttggtttaggtcttacctgaattgtctagtggttttccctactttcttccatttatgtctgaatttggtaatcaggagttcatgatctgagccacagtcagctcctggtcttgtttttgctgactgtatagagcttctccatctttggctgcaaagaatataatcaatctgattttggtgttgaccatctggtgatgtccatgtgtagagtcttctcttgtgttgttggaagaaggtgtttgctatgaacagtgcattttcttaaaactctattagtctttgccctgcttcattccgtgttcCAAGCGCGGCAGCAGCTGCAACCAGCACACTAAGCGTGGCcgaagaggagctaccccacgtccgaggtcaggggcagaagccgggaggatcCCATGCCCGAAGtgcagcagccaagaggagttaccccacgtccggcgtcaggggcagcggctgagagtgccaggctgcaacggcGCAGGAACGGCGGAGAAAAGCTACCCAAGTCCATGGTCAGGGGttgtggccgagaggagctaccctgtgtccgaggtcaggggctgcggctgag from Bubalus bubalis isolate 160015118507 breed Murrah chromosome 18, NDDB_SH_1, whole genome shotgun sequence harbors:
- the LOC102415868 gene encoding zinc finger protein 860-like isoform X1, which encodes MDEEAQKRKEQESGMALSLAQLSFKDVFLDFTPEEWECLDPAQRTLYQDVMVETLRNLLSVDMSHIHMTKKLQAKANSGKGEIFQRVMFGRAESLEIKDFRLRKIQENIHDFDCLWTDDERNDKGLSTSHNKTSLMEEIIIVEVMQEIDLLKGMDQPFRTNCRWYNLKG
- the LOC102415868 gene encoding zinc finger protein 665-like isoform X2; translated protein: MALSLAQLSFKDVFLDFTPEEWECLDPAQRTLYQDVMVETLRNLLSVDMSHIHMTKKLQAKANSGKGEIFQRVMFGRAESLEIKDFRLRKIQENIHDFDCLWTDDERNDKGLSTSHNKTSLMEEIIIVEVMQEIDLLKGMDQPFRTNCRWYNLKG